A stretch of DNA from Anaeromicrobium sediminis:
ATGAATTAATACTTACAGTTGTAGATGGAATTAAATCTTGTATAAGACAAACAGACTTTGTAATGAGATTAGGTGGAGATGAATTCTTAATAGTTTTCAATAACTCTACTACTGAGCAAGCAGAACATATATGGGAAAGAATTAACAATGAATATAATAAAATCAATGATGAAGAAAACAGGGAATATCTTGTGAGTGTAAGCCATGGTATAGCAGAGTTTGAAGCATGTGAAAGCAAATATATAGATAGTATAATTAGTATGGCTGATGAAAGAATGTACAATGAAAAAAGGGAGATTAAAAAAGACATAAAAATTATTAGATAAGTTAAATTTAAAATCAAAGTATATAAAAGGGGATCACTTGAAAATGATTAAAAAATCAATTTCAGGTGATTCCTTTTGCTATTTTTTACATATATATAATTTGTATCATTGCATTGTTTATAATACATGAGGGAATTATAATACTATAAAATCAAATTTATTGAATATATTCCCAGAAAGCTTTTAATTGTTTTGTAACTACTTTATTTAGGATTTAAATTACAATATAAATAAAAGGGAGAACTCTATGAAGAAAAAAGCATTTCTATTATTTGTAATATTTTCCATATTCTTTACAGGGTGTAACATAAATGAAGTTTTATCCAGTAAAGATAAAAGTAATGGAGGAGATACCTCTACCACAAGAGATATAGAGGAGGACGTAAATAGTGTTAACATAAAAGAAGATGAAGATTTAACAGAAAAAGCAGAAGCTGAAAATAAAACAGAAGAGGATACCCTAATTTCTCAGGAAGAAGTAAAAGAGGATGCAAATATAGAAAATATACAAAAGGAAGAATATGTTACTATAGAAACTTTTAATACACAATTACCTGATAGTATTAATGAAGACATTAAATATAATAAATATTCTACAAGTTATAATTATTTTCTAATATTATCTAAAAGTATAAATATAAGAGAAAAACCAACAACGAATTCAAAGGTATTGGGAAAAGGATCTTATTTTGAAAAGATTAATATAATAGAATCTGTAAAAGGACAGTATATAAAAAAATATAATAATGATTTATGGTATAAGGTATTTTGGAAAGAGGGAGGAAACATTAAATATGGATATGTATTTAGTCTTTTAGGTCAAGCCCGTGAATTTCAATTTCACAAAATGGTGGAATCTTTAAATATTTTAAAGAATGAAGTAGAAAATAATAAAACGGCCTATATTGCTAATTACAAAAATAGAAATGGAAAAGCCCCTTATTATAAAGGAAAGACTACTGATAATTATGGAGAAAGAAGATATCAATCAGCACCAGCCTATGCAAAACCTAGTGCTAAATCTAAATTTAGATATATTCCTGATGGCACTTTAGTGTCCATAGTAGGAAAATCAGATAAATATTACAAAATTACTACCCTTAATTTTAAAGGTGAATACTGGGTACCTAAAAGGTTTGTATCCTTTAGGAATTCCATTAAAAATTTAAAAAAAGTAGTTGTTGTAGATAGGAAAAATCAAAACGAAGCAGTTTTTCAATATGGAGAAGGTAAATGGAATCTCATATCCTATGTATTTGCCACTACTGGAGAAAAATCAAAATATAAACTTGAAACACCATTAGGCCACTTTATGGCAATAGAAAAGAAAACTAAATTCTTATATTTTAAGGATGGGACAAGAGAAATTGCTGGATATGCACCATATGCCATAAGGTTTATGGGTGGGTCATATATTCATGGGGTTCCTGTTAGTTTTAAAATAGTTGATGATAAAAGGATTGATCCTGGTATGAGGGAATATTTATTTACAATAGGAACAGTTCCCCGCTCCCATAGATGCGTTAGAAATTATACAAGTCATGCAAAATTTTTATATGATTGGATAACAATAGGTGAAAGTGCTGTGATTGTTATTGAATAAACCTTATTTAGTTAAAACCTTGTACTTAAGTGCAAGGTTATTTTTGTTTATGTAATAAAAAGTTAGGGAAAGATATTTTACAAAGGCTTTTTTTAATTTCGTAAAAAATACTTGTAAAATCAGTTGCAAAAAAATATAAATATGATATCATATGAGTAAATTCAAATATACTCATATAAGGAGGTGATATGGTACAAATGATAAAATTATTCAAGGCATTAGGAGATGAAAATAGATTAAGAATACTAAATCTACTTATGTATGATGAATTATGTGTTTGTGAAATTGAAGTTCTATTAGAAATGACCCAATCTAATGTATCTAGACATTTAAGTAAGCTAAAGGATGTTAATCTTATTAGTTCATCAAAGGATGCTCAATGGGTTCATTATAAGCTTAATTCTAAATTTGAAGAGAAAAATCAATTGATTATTGAATTTTTGAAGGAAAGATTCAAAATAGATCCTTTGTATGAAAATGATACAAATAGGTATTTAAAGTACAAAGAAAATAATTTGAATTGTCAATTCATTACTGAAGATAAAGAGAAAGTATTAAATATGATTAAATAGGAGAGATTGATTATGAAAAGAATGATAATTTTTGACCCGGCTATGTGTTGTTCAACAGGTGTTTGTGGACCAGGAGTAGATCCTGAGCTTTTAAGAGTTGCAACAGTTTTAAATAATTTAAAGAAAAGAGGAATCCTAGTTGAAAGATATAATTTAACTGATAATCCTCAAATCTTTGTAGACAATAAAACTATCAATGAGATTATCAATAAGGATGGCGTGAATGTGCTACCGGTAACTATTTT
This window harbors:
- a CDS encoding ArsR/SmtB family transcription factor; protein product: MIKLFKALGDENRLRILNLLMYDELCVCEIEVLLEMTQSNVSRHLSKLKDVNLISSSKDAQWVHYKLNSKFEEKNQLIIEFLKERFKIDPLYENDTNRYLKYKENNLNCQFITEDKEKVLNMIK
- a CDS encoding SH3 domain-containing protein — encoded protein: MKKKAFLLFVIFSIFFTGCNINEVLSSKDKSNGGDTSTTRDIEEDVNSVNIKEDEDLTEKAEAENKTEEDTLISQEEVKEDANIENIQKEEYVTIETFNTQLPDSINEDIKYNKYSTSYNYFLILSKSINIREKPTTNSKVLGKGSYFEKINIIESVKGQYIKKYNNDLWYKVFWKEGGNIKYGYVFSLLGQAREFQFHKMVESLNILKNEVENNKTAYIANYKNRNGKAPYYKGKTTDNYGERRYQSAPAYAKPSAKSKFRYIPDGTLVSIVGKSDKYYKITTLNFKGEYWVPKRFVSFRNSIKNLKKVVVVDRKNQNEAVFQYGEGKWNLISYVFATTGEKSKYKLETPLGHFMAIEKKTKFLYFKDGTREIAGYAPYAIRFMGGSYIHGVPVSFKIVDDKRIDPGMREYLFTIGTVPRSHRCVRNYTSHAKFLYDWITIGESAVIVIE
- the arsD gene encoding arsenite efflux transporter metallochaperone ArsD, coding for MKRMIIFDPAMCCSTGVCGPGVDPELLRVATVLNNLKKRGILVERYNLTDNPQIFVDNKTINEIINKDGVNVLPVTILDNEVVKTKAYPTNEEFTKLLEIPEDYLKAGTETKSQGCGCDDGCC